From Phocoena sinus isolate mPhoSin1 chromosome 16, mPhoSin1.pri, whole genome shotgun sequence:
tcccattgcggagcacaggctcaagacgcgcaggcccagcagccatggctcacgggcccagccgctccgcggcatgtgggatcttcccagaccggggcatgaacctgtgtcccatgcgttggcaggcagactctcaaccactgtgccaccagggaagccccgatagtacattattattgactaaattccccacactgtacatttcatacaggtgactcatttattttagagctgaaagtgtgtgcctcttaatctccttcagctatttttcttctcccccaccccctcccctctgacaaacacctatttgttctctgtatctataactgtttctattttgttttgtttatacatttgttttttagattccacatataagcgaaatcatgcagtatttgtttttctctgacttatttcacttagcacaataccctcagggtccatccatgttgtcacaaatggcaagctttcgctgttttttatggctgagtaatattccattgtatatatatataacacatcttctttatccattcatctattgatgggtacttaggttgcttccatatcttgattattataaataatgctgccgcgaacatatatatatatatatatatatatacatacatatatatttaaattttattggagtataagttcatttacaatgtggtattaatttcaggtgtacagcatagtgattcagttataaatatacatatattcattcctttttcagattcttttcccatacaggttattacagaatattgagtagagttctctgtgctatacagtaggtccttgttggttatctattttatatatagtagtatgtgtatgttaatcccaagctcctaatttatccctcccctaccatgtttcccctttggtaaccataagtttgtttttgaaatctttgtttctgttttgtaaataagttcatttatataatttttaaaaaaattagattccacatatgagtgatatcatatatttgtcttcctctgtctgacttacttcacttagtatgataatctctaggtctatccatgtcgctgcaaatggcattattttgtttgtttttttatggctgagtaacattccattgtatatatgtatcacatcttctttacccattcctctgtcaatggacatttaggttgcttccatgtcttggctattgtaaatagtgctgcaatgaacattggggtgcatgtatcttttccatttatggttttctctggatatgtgcccaggagtgggattgctggatcatatggtagtcctatttttagtttttaaaggaaccttcatattgttctccatagtggtaatgtaattgtaccaatttacattcccaccaacagtgtaggagtgttcccttttctccacaccctctccagcatttgttgattGTAGacgttttctctttcctttttccttttttggccataccacacagcatgtgggatcttaattccccaaccagggatcaaacccgagccctctgcagtggaagcgcagagtcttaactactggaccactggggaagtccatagactttttcatgatggtcattctgactggtgtgaggtgatacctcactgcagttttgatttgcatttctctgataattagtgatgttgagcatttttcttgtgccttttggccatcagtatgtcttctttggagaaatgtctatttagatcttctgctcattttttgattgggttgtttgtttttttgacatagagcttcatgagctgtttgtatattttggagattaattccttgttggtcacttcatttgcaaatattttctcccattctgagggttgtcttctcgttttgtttatggtttcctttgctgtgcaaaagcttgtgagtttaattaggttccatttgtttacttttgtctttattttcattactgtaggaggtggatcaaaaaaggtattgctgcaatttatgtcaaagtgtgttctgcctatgttttcttctaagagttttatagtgcctggcctcaTATAGAtctaagtctttgatccatttggaatttatttttgtgtatggtgttagagaatgttctaatttcattcttttacatatggctgtccagttttcttagcaccacttatttaagagactgtcttttctccattgtatattcttgcctcctttgtcatagattaattgaccacaggtatgtgggtttatttctgggctttctatcctattccattgatctatgtctgtttttgtgccagtaccatactgttttgattactgtagctttgtagtatagtctgacgacagggagcctgattcttacagctctgtttttctttctcaagattggctAGTTGGGGTCTCTTGTcatgaacatatatattttttgcatatatcttttctaattaatgttttcattttctttagttatatactcaggagtggaattgctggatcatatgttagtctgtttttaagttttgaggaatctccatactgttttccaccatggctgcaccaatttacattcccaccaacagtgcacaagggtttccttttctctgcatcctcaccaacacttgttatttgtgatcttttttgatgatagccattctgacaggtgtgaggtgatatctcattgtggttttgattatttgcatttctctgctgattagcgatgttgagcatcttttcatgtgcctgttggccgttcgtatgtcttctttgggaaaatgtctattcagatcctctgtagTATCTACTAGTAGAAATAATAGTGAACCCCCATTTGTGTGCCCAGGAGTGACTTCTCCTCAGGCCAGGAATGCCAACCTCCATATTTACAGTGGCTCTCAACTGTTTGTTATGCCTCATGTGCCTGGAGGGTTGTGACACCCTCCTGGCTGTCCCAGAAGAATCAGGACAGTTATTCTCAATTTGGAGCCCATTCTTGGTAGCTCAGGCTGGCTTGATAAAAGTTCCCAGGTCATTTGGACACCCCCTTCTTGCCCCCACCAAGGCAATTGCTCATCACTCCTGCCCCCAGTGAGATTTATTACTTAGAGCAGTGAGTCTTAACTGAGCACGCATATTAGCATCTCCCACAGAGCTTCGTTAAAATACACACTCTGCATCCCATCGCAGACCTGATGAATCATAATTACCCTGGTGGAGCACCAGCAAGTGTATTTCACCTTACCAGGCGATGCTGATATACAGGCCTGGTTAAGAATTATCGTCTTTGTGGCTATCTCTCTGCTCAATGCTGTCTCACTGAGCAAGCACAACACTAAATCTtctagcaataaataaataaataaatggcatccACACAGCTTTTTAAAGCTCAGAGATGCTGACCATGAGTGTCAAACTAAGGAGGCAGTGCCTTTGGTGATAAGATATGTGTATCCAGAGGAAGAACTCTGCATGTAAGAGGGCTCTGTATATAGCCCTGGACGTGTTGCGTCCTAGGAACTTAACAAAAGgcagctattgttattattaataattgtgGTGTATTGGCCTCCGAGACCCTAGCTCTTTGAAAAGCCTGTTTCCATTTTAGGAGAAAAGTTTCCAAACCCAGGAATTAAGAAAATGACTGGCTGTTTGGGAAGCATTTAGAAAATGTGACAAGAGGTATCATACACAGGCTAGCAGCAGAGATTCCAAGAAAGGAAAGCACTGTGGcctgtattttcatttccctttttgcttCTGAAATGAGATAGGAAGGAGAGATGTGTGTCAGCAGCTGGTGTGGAGATGGGAGTTGATGGCCTCTCAAAACTCAGTCCCTAAGGTCTGGGAACAACACAGTGAAGTCCACATTGCCATGGGCTTTGGTTTTGGGCCCTCTTAGCATTCATACTTGAGGTTTGGGGCTCCTAGTTTCTGTGCAAAGGTGAGTGTAACCACATTTCCAGCTGAGCCTAGTGCAATGTCTCTGCCCCCTGACAGAATATACAGAGCTGAGAATTGGttagaagatggaaaagaatgGACTCAACAGAGGGAGGAAATTCTGCCTTAACTTTCTTCAGATGCTCCAGAAAAGGGGATTAGAAAGGCTCTTCAGAATTAAGACTGGAAAGGAGGTCATCCCACTGGAGCAAAAATCGGGAGATAAACGTACTCAAGTCACATGAGACACCTGTGAAGTACTCTGAAAAGTACAGACTTCAGGACTACCTACCTCAAGAGCAACAGCATCAATCACTGTATCACTGGCCTGTATCACTGGTGGGGGCTGTAGACATCAGCTGCTGTTGAGGGTGATGCTCAAGGTCCTTAATCTAGTCCTCGGCCCCTGATCCTGAACCCTGCCAGGCAGAGAGGCAATCTGCTCAATACTTGGAACTTCCAGCTTAGTTGACTACATAAGGTATTTTGGTTTAGTAGGTCCTTAAATAAGACAATTTTTCTTTAGGTCTAATCTCTCTCCTGCTGACAGTTCCTATCCTCCTGGGCCTCACCCTTAAACTGCCTGCTGTTTATTTGAAAAGTGCAGATAGCACAATGCAAGCTGGTACTCTAGCAAACGTTAAAATCTATCTCAGGACATCTAGCAGGCAGAGGAAAACTGCACTCACCCCCACTCCGTGCTATTCCTATCAGAGAGGACATAGAAaatattctctcttctcttggcCGGCATCCTCCCCTTACTGAAAGACGCAGCGTGTGTGCATCTGAAATGGaggtgtggggggggtgggtggagtCTAGCTTTCTGGCCTCAACAAAGACACAATGGTTCAGAGAAGGCCAGAGCAGAGCAACCAGCCAGGCAGAATCCAGGCCTCTCGGATCTGCGGGAAGGGTGGGCTGCCCTGTGCCGGTCCAGGGTGGAATGCCAGTCCTGGGCTCTGTTGCCTGCCGAGCCCTTCCTGATGTGACTTTATCAGACCAATCCTCACTCTCGCTGGTGGAGAGGGTACACACACAAGAGTGTATCCTTAGGAAGATTTCTCCAACATGACAAAGTGCAATTAGAAATCTGGGTTCTCTTTTCCTGAGCTTGGACACAAATTTGTCCTGAGATGGGAGAAGGCTCTGTAGGCAAAGGACTGCAGGGGCGGGAGTAGGCTACAGGCGCTGGCCTGTAGCTTCGCAGCGGTGACGGCAAGCGGCCGGCAGGTGTCAGTGCGCCCTCGCTCTGCCGCCGCGCGTGGCCTCCGCTCCAGGACCCCTCCTCACCGCGGTCTAGGGGGCGCGGTTCAGATCCTGCCTGCTAGTGTCTCTCAGACAGCTCTGCAGCTGGGACAAGTGGCCGTTTCTCCCCAGAGCGGAGCTCTGAACTCTGGCGGGGCCCGCTCCCCGGGGGATGCTTCCCATTTCGCCCCAGGGGTTGGATTCGGACGTGCACCTTCCTCTCTCACCAGCCCCACTGCCCCGCCGCCAGGAGCACTTGCGGGGCTGCTCCGGATGCGACCCGTACCGGTGGTTGCGTCTCCCGATTCGGCCGGGGGTCCCCTACCCTTTCCGCCCGAGTCCCACTCAGCTCGATGTGGGCACTCCCGGGTGCCCGACGCGTTCTGCTCGGCGGTCCCAGAGATGCTTGGCCAATTCCCAGCAGGGACCGCTCCTCACTGCCCGGGCACGCTCTTTAAATCCCTCGCTCAAGGTACCCGCCTCCCCAAAGGGCCAGTTTTGCCAGGGGGCCAGGGCTCCAGTGGGTCCGGCGCCCGGCGCGGACTCCAGACCCGCGGAGGGGAGGCgcaaggggcgggggagggtcGGCTTCCCACGTGGGGGTGACGCCGGCTGCTCGGCAACGCCGGCTTGATCCTAGGGCTATAAAACCAGTCCACCGTGAGCGCCACGGAGAAGCACCGGCCCCAGCTTCGGTGCAGACGCCCAGCAGCCGGCGCGCCGCCGCCCGGCCACCCCCAGCACCTTCTCCCCCAAGCCCTGCGCTCCTGCCCCAACTCACGCTGCCCTCGGACCCCAGCTGTCCCGTCGCGCTCAGCGCCCGAAGCTCGCCGGGCCGACGCCCAGGAGACCCCCTGCCTCGGCCGCGGCTCCTGGAGGGCCGATCGCCCACCCGCCTGGGCCCGCCTTAGGACGGGGGCGCCTTCATGCGGCCCGCACACCCCTCACCCCGCCGCCGCCTCCGACCTCCGCGCGCTGCGCCCCAGCCCCTGCAGGGCACGCAACTTTGGAAGTCCCGCGGCGCTCCGAGAGGCGGCAGAGTCTGCGCCCTGGCCCCAGCCCGGGCCTCGCCGACCCCGCAGCGTCTGGGGGAAGCGAGAGAGTCGATAATCGCTTCGGGGATGTAAGGAGACAGACATAGGACCCCAAGCCAGCATCAGCACCCCTCGGCTGCCTCTCGGGTTGGGGGCGGGCCCCGCACACGGTAAGACCTCTTGCTTTCGCTCAGGCTCCAGAGTCAAagatatagatagagatatattTAATTTCCTGTTATCCTTCCAAGTCATCAGGCACCGATGatttttgttctctcttcttGAGAATAAATCTCTCTTTCCTCATCGGCTCGACCTACTACTCTCTCCCGCCGCTTAGAATAAAACTTGGCTGTGCTTAGGAGCTGGGAGCGAGAAGGCGCCGACCCCGAGCGCTCGAAGCGCGGGCCGGGCGCGCTTCCCGGGAGCCGGGCCCATGGGCCATTAGCGGTCCCCCAGCTCGGGCTCGGCCTCCCAGAGGCCGCTTCTCCATGTGAGCCGCGTTGGGGCGAGCGGGGcgcaggaggaagaggaggctcAACGGGCGCCGGCCGGAAGGCAGCTGGCAGCAGGCCCAGGCGAGCGGGCACCCGCGTTCATGTTCCGCCAGGAGCAGGCACTGGCCGAAGGCAGCTTCGCGCCCATGGGCTCCCTGCAGCCTGACGCGAGCAACGCTAGCTGGAACGGGACCGAGGCCCCGGGGGGTGGCGCCCGGGCCACCCCCTACTCCCTGCAGGTGACGCTGACGCTGGTGTGCCTGGCCGGCCTGCTCATGCTGTTCACGGTGTTCGGTAACGTGCTTGTCATCATTGCCGTGTTCACCAGCCGCGCGCTCAAGGCGCCCCAGAACCTCTTCCTGGTGTCTCTGGCCTCGGCCGACATCCTGGTGGCCACGCTTGTCATCCCTTTCTCGCTGGCCAACGAGGTCATGGGCTACTGGTACTTCGGCAAGGCATGGTGTGAGACCTACCTGGCGCTCGACGTGCTCTTCTGCACGTCGTCCATCGTGCACCTGTGCGCCATCAGCCTGGATCGTTACTGGTCCATCACCCAGGCCATAGAGTACAACCTGAAGCGCACGCCACGCCGCATCAAGGCCATCATCGTCACCGTGTGGGTCATCTCGGCCGTCATCTCCTTCCCGCCGCTCATCTCCATCGAGAAGAAAGGAGGCAGTGGTGGCCAGCAGCCGGCCGAACCGCGCTGCGAGATCAACGACCAGAAGTGGTACGTCATCTCGTCGTGCATCGGCTCCTTCTTCGCGCCCTGCCTCATCATGATCCTGGTCTACGTGCGCATTTACCAGATCGCCAAGCGCCGCACCCGCGTGCCGCCCAGTCGCAGGGGTCCTGATGCCGCCGCCACGCTGCCGGGGGGCGCCAAGCGCAGACCCAACGGCTTGGGCCCGGAGCGCGGCGTGGGCCCTGTGGGCGCCGAGGCGGAGTCGCTGCCGGCCCAGCTCAACGGTGCCCCGGGGGGAGCCCACGCCGGCAGGGGCCGCGGGACGCCGACGCGCTGGACCTCGAGGAGAGCTCCTCGTCCGAGCACGCCGAGCGGCCCCGGGGACCCGCAGGTCCGAGCGCGGCCCCCGGGCCAAGGGTAAG
This genomic window contains:
- the ADRA2A gene encoding LOW QUALITY PROTEIN: alpha-2A adrenergic receptor (The sequence of the model RefSeq protein was modified relative to this genomic sequence to represent the inferred CDS: inserted 1 base in 1 codon; deleted 2 bases in 1 codon), which gives rise to MFRQEQALAEGSFAPMGSLQPDASNASWNGTEAPGGGARATPYSLQVTLTLVCLAGLLMLFTVFGNVLVIIAVFTSRALKAPQNLFLVSLASADILVATLVIPFSLANEVMGYWYFGKAWCETYLALDVLFCTSSIVHLCAISLDRYWSITQAIEYNLKRTPRRIKAIIVTVWVISAVISFPPLISIEKKGGSGGQQPAEPRCEINDQKWYVISSCIGSFFAPCLIMILVYVRIYQIAKRRTRVPPSRRGPDAAATLPGGAKRRPNGLGPERGVGPVGAEAESLPAQLNGAPGSPRRQGPRDADALDLEESSSSEHAERPRGPXRSERGPRAKGKARASQVKPGDSLPRRGPGATGPGAPAAGHGEERGGGAKASRWRGRQNREKRFTFVLAVVIGVFVACWFPFFFTYTLTAVGCSVPRTLFKFFFWFGYCNSSLNPVIYTIFNHDFRRAFKKILCRGDRKRIV